A window of Bacteroidales bacterium contains these coding sequences:
- a CDS encoding metallophosphoesterase family protein, giving the protein MTRIGVLSDTHGFLPQQAESFFKNCDEIWHAGDIGDESVLAGLAKIAKTRAVFGNIDGQHIRAITKEFLFFQIESKKILLTHIAGVPYKYNYEVNGLIKMYSPDILVCGHSHILLVQYNHKDKLLHINPGAAGNNGFHKKQTLLRFEIDKENIQNMEIWEKERR; this is encoded by the coding sequence ATGACAAGAATTGGTGTTTTGTCGGATACTCATGGCTTTTTGCCTCAGCAAGCGGAATCTTTTTTTAAAAATTGCGATGAAATTTGGCATGCTGGAGATATTGGCGATGAGAGTGTTTTGGCTGGCTTGGCAAAAATAGCTAAAACTAGAGCTGTTTTTGGAAACATTGATGGGCAGCACATTAGAGCTATTACAAAAGAATTTTTATTTTTCCAGATTGAATCAAAAAAGATTTTGTTGACACATATTGCTGGCGTTCCATATAAATATAATTATGAAGTAAATGGGTTAATAAAAATGTATTCGCCCGATATTCTTGTTTGCGGTCATAGCCATATTTTGCTTGTGCAATACAATCACAAAGATAAATTGTTGCACATAAACCCGGGAGCAGCAGGCAACAATGGCTTTCATAAAAAGCAAACTTTATTGCGTTTTGAAATAGATAAAGAAAATATCCAAAATATGGAAATTTGGGAGAAAGAAAGGCGTTGA
- a CDS encoding amidohydrolase: protein MDFKNIRRYLHKNPELSSQETNTSKYIIEVLNSLNIKNIYHGFAGNSIIAKIENKAKKENSPVLIFRCDIDAVSITEQNNISHISSKKGVMHACGHDGHTTIMLNFAKMLMEQPIPNCTFLLLFQSAEETGQGAKEVIDSNILKDYNISEVFALHNIPGYDKNSIICKHGAFTATVESLNIFLKGKASHASEPENGVNPTLAVAEIINFFDSLNQTDKRQSDYFICTPIQIKAGSASYGISASEAIISYTFRAWDYSYFLERKSEIENALLNITKKTNGLQLSTEWIEPFPSCENNSNSVKRIINAANNCNLKYIEKEEPFSWGEDFGFFTQKYRGALFGIGAGTDTPALHSSNYDFPDELIENGAKMLYFIAKDCVG, encoded by the coding sequence ATGGATTTTAAAAACATTCGCAGATATTTACATAAAAACCCTGAATTGTCTTCGCAAGAAACAAATACGAGCAAGTATATTATAGAAGTTTTAAATTCTTTAAATATTAAAAACATATATCATGGTTTTGCGGGAAATTCCATTATTGCAAAAATTGAAAACAAAGCAAAAAAAGAGAATAGTCCTGTATTGATATTCAGGTGCGATATTGACGCCGTTTCTATTACAGAACAAAACAACATAAGCCACATTTCAAGCAAAAAAGGTGTAATGCACGCCTGTGGACATGATGGACACACTACTATAATGCTAAATTTTGCAAAAATGCTAATGGAGCAACCTATTCCAAACTGCACATTTTTATTACTTTTTCAATCTGCTGAAGAAACAGGACAAGGAGCAAAGGAAGTAATAGATTCAAATATTCTAAAAGATTACAATATTTCAGAAGTTTTTGCATTACACAATATTCCCGGTTACGATAAAAACAGCATAATATGCAAGCATGGCGCATTTACAGCCACAGTTGAAAGTTTGAATATATTTTTAAAAGGAAAAGCAAGCCATGCCTCTGAGCCAGAAAATGGCGTAAATCCTACACTTGCAGTAGCCGAAATTATTAACTTTTTTGATTCTTTAAATCAAACTGACAAGAGACAATCCGACTATTTTATATGCACTCCTATTCAAATTAAGGCTGGGTCAGCTTCTTACGGCATATCTGCAAGTGAAGCAATTATTAGCTACACATTTCGCGCTTGGGACTATTCTTATTTTTTAGAAAGAAAATCTGAAATTGAAAATGCTTTGTTAAATATTACAAAAAAGACAAATGGGCTACAGCTATCTACAGAATGGATTGAGCCATTTCCTTCTTGTGAAAACAATTCTAATTCTGTAAAGCGTATTATCAATGCAGCTAATAATTGCAATTTAAAATACATTGAAAAAGAAGAGCCATTTTCATGGGGAGAAGATTTTGGCTTTTTCACACAAAAATATCGTGGAGCACTTTTTGGAATTGGAGCAGGAACTGACACTCCAGCACTACACAGCTCTAATTATGATTTTCCTGATGAATTAATAGAAAATGGTGCTAAAATGCTGTATTTTATAGCTAAGGATTGTGTTGGGTGA
- a CDS encoding DUF1565 domain-containing protein — translation MPKGTKTVYVSLANGSNRNDGSKSSPLKDIQKAVDNAPEGAVILVSEGNYLGNLDCGFIKISKYVSVIGGYSNDFSQRDPIKYKTTIQPGANAGGTNANNGLFDIYVRGKRDGLILIDGFILDKGQMNRYVSLTPTDPRFTPTEGCETGILNPPGMVINQPSMRGATSVSNQLIHGDVEGKVIIRNCVLMNGSHFGIQMGNIGGNWEIYNNVFLTNRMAACEVRCMNRTPGEVTVDFHHNTVLFTWRRDWYPDSKDMGYGFRYMTGIDADVHHNIFGCSDFSALDRTYVDADKNKEALRKTSAWNNLFFNNIEADLTLPGAGKFMRVFAKQFEDVNQLIKYENNREMNEAELKQISKYIDNAYLKGFLTMKGTSSMEHNPNSSENQLRGALGMNPRGTSQATVTMYANAYPFDKATDLFGAIDGIGAQKIK, via the coding sequence ATACCAAAAGGAACAAAAACTGTTTATGTTTCATTAGCAAACGGTAGCAATCGTAATGATGGAAGCAAAAGTTCTCCGCTTAAAGATATTCAAAAAGCAGTTGATAATGCGCCAGAAGGAGCCGTTATTTTGGTATCTGAAGGTAATTATTTAGGAAATCTAGATTGTGGATTTATTAAAATTTCCAAATATGTATCAGTTATTGGCGGATATTCAAATGACTTTTCACAACGCGACCCAATAAAGTATAAAACAACAATTCAACCAGGTGCAAATGCTGGTGGCACAAATGCCAATAATGGACTATTTGATATATATGTTAGAGGAAAACGCGACGGACTTATACTAATTGATGGTTTTATCCTTGACAAAGGACAGATGAATCGTTATGTTAGCCTTACACCAACAGATCCTCGTTTCACTCCAACAGAAGGCTGCGAAACAGGAATATTAAATCCTCCGGGAATGGTAATAAATCAGCCATCTATGCGTGGAGCAACCAGCGTGTCAAATCAACTTATTCACGGTGATGTGGAAGGGAAGGTAATAATACGCAACTGTGTTTTGATGAATGGAAGCCACTTTGGTATTCAAATGGGAAATATAGGCGGCAATTGGGAAATATATAATAATGTGTTTTTAACAAATCGCATGGCAGCTTGTGAGGTAAGATGTATGAACAGAACCCCAGGAGAGGTAACTGTAGATTTTCATCACAACACTGTGCTATTTACTTGGAGAAGAGATTGGTATCCAGATAGCAAAGATATGGGCTATGGATTTAGATATATGACCGGAATAGATGCTGATGTTCACCATAATATTTTTGGCTGTAGCGATTTTTCAGCACTTGACCGCACCTATGTTGATGCTGATAAAAACAAAGAAGCTTTACGCAAAACTTCCGCTTGGAATAATCTTTTCTTCAATAATATTGAAGCTGATTTAACTCTTCCTGGTGCAGGAAAGTTTATGAGAGTTTTTGCAAAACAATTTGAAGATGTAAATCAACTTATAAAATACGAAAATAATCGTGAAATGAACGAAGCAGAATTAAAGCAAATATCAAAATATATTGATAATGCATATCTCAAAGGCTTTTTAACAATGAAAGGCACTTCTTCAATGGAACATAATCCTAATTCTTCTGAAAACCAATTAAGAGGAGCTTTGGGAATGAACCCTCGTGGAACTTCACAAGCTACTGTTACCATGTATGCAAATGCATATCCTTTTGATAAAGCTACAGATTTATTTGGAGCTATAGATGGTATTGGTGCTCAAAAAATTAAGTAA
- a CDS encoding serine hydrolase codes for MKKLVICFFIAFSLSSCHFGKMLIYNVADINDYKKFPQVELYKSEEPYFFKEKLNFNIDTISIAEDVLEAKNSESLGSFLEKNKTTSFLIIKNDTIIYEKYFYNFSDSSIFTSFSVNKSFVSALIGIAIGEGKINSVHDPITKYLIFFKNDGFEKITIEHLLNMRSGIRYRENYFNPFAEVGLYYYGPNSRKYVRNLKIKEEAGENYEYVSVNTLLLAMILEKTTGTKIDDYYQQKLWQPLGMEFDASLNIDSKKSNMVKAYCCLNARTRDFARFGCLYLNNGKFNGKQIVPYDWVRETLKMEKEVEPNIFYKYQWRSDKNKNFWAKGFLGQYIFVNPSKKIVIVRTGKKADKIKWEAVFADISNKI; via the coding sequence ATGAAGAAACTTGTAATTTGTTTTTTTATTGCCTTTTCCCTCTCGTCTTGCCATTTTGGGAAGATGCTTATATATAATGTTGCAGACATAAATGATTATAAAAAATTCCCGCAAGTAGAGCTTTATAAATCGGAAGAGCCGTATTTTTTTAAAGAAAAACTTAATTTTAATATTGACACTATATCTATTGCTGAAGATGTGTTAGAAGCTAAGAATAGCGAGAGTTTGGGTTCGTTTCTTGAAAAAAACAAAACAACTTCTTTTTTAATAATAAAAAATGACACAATTATTTACGAAAAATATTTTTATAATTTTTCTGACAGCAGCATTTTTACTTCGTTTTCAGTAAATAAATCTTTTGTTTCGGCTTTAATAGGGATTGCAATAGGCGAGGGGAAAATAAATTCAGTTCACGACCCAATTACAAAATATTTGATTTTTTTTAAAAATGATGGATTTGAAAAAATTACTATTGAGCATTTGCTAAATATGCGTTCGGGCATTAGATACAGAGAGAATTATTTCAATCCTTTTGCTGAAGTAGGGCTGTATTATTATGGACCAAATTCTAGAAAGTATGTGAGAAATTTAAAAATAAAAGAAGAGGCTGGCGAAAATTATGAATATGTAAGTGTTAACACGCTTTTGCTTGCAATGATTTTGGAAAAAACCACAGGAACTAAAATTGATGATTATTATCAGCAGAAATTGTGGCAGCCACTAGGAATGGAGTTTGATGCTTCATTAAATATAGATTCTAAAAAAAGCAATATGGTTAAGGCTTATTGTTGCTTGAATGCTAGAACTAGAGATTTTGCACGCTTCGGATGTTTGTATTTGAATAATGGAAAATTTAACGGAAAGCAAATTGTGCCTTATGATTGGGTGCGCGAAACTTTAAAAATGGAAAAAGAAGTTGAGCCAAATATTTTTTATAAATATCAATGGCGAAGCGATAAAAATAAAAATTTTTGGGCTAAAGGCTTTTTGGGACAATATATATTCGTTAATCCAAGCAAAAAAATTGTAATTGTTAGAACAGGTAAGAAGGCTGACAAAATTAAATGGGAAGCTGTTTTTGCTGATATTTCTAATAAAATTTAA
- a CDS encoding DUF4293 domain-containing protein, translating into MIQRIQSLYLFIGAICIAIMAFVPFSKIIIDNQAYYLFLDTIKGPSENIVGYQNLYILALGILTGLGFLISIFLYKNRIRQMRFNAIVFIFNCLLIVLMFWYPDHFAKSIGGNAYFKEIGILMPLISLVMLVLANKAIKKDEIKVRSADRLR; encoded by the coding sequence ATGATTCAACGCATTCAATCTCTTTACTTATTTATTGGTGCAATTTGCATAGCAATAATGGCTTTTGTTCCATTTTCAAAAATAATAATTGACAATCAAGCATATTATTTATTTTTGGATACAATAAAAGGACCGTCTGAAAACATTGTAGGATACCAAAATTTGTACATATTAGCTTTGGGTATTCTAACAGGATTAGGATTTTTAATATCAATTTTTTTATATAAAAATCGTATCCGTCAAATGCGCTTCAACGCTATTGTATTTATATTCAACTGTTTATTAATAGTTTTAATGTTTTGGTATCCTGACCATTTTGCAAAATCAATCGGCGGAAATGCATATTTCAAAGAAATTGGAATATTAATGCCACTAATAAGTTTGGTAATGCTAGTATTAGCAAACAAAGCAATAAAAAAGGACGAAATCAAAGTTAGATCTGCTGATAGATTAAGATAA
- a CDS encoding DMT family protein, whose translation MKKAIITIVLLILSNTFMIFAWYGHLKFKQMSWFSNIGLVGIVFLSWGIALFEYFFHVPANRIGFEENGGPFNLWQLKVIQEVITITVFAVFTMVFFKNTPFRINHFIGFVFLVLAVYFIFKK comes from the coding sequence ATGAAAAAAGCAATTATAACCATAGTTCTCCTTATTTTATCGAATACGTTTATGATTTTTGCTTGGTATGGGCATCTTAAGTTTAAGCAAATGAGCTGGTTTAGCAATATTGGTTTGGTAGGAATTGTTTTTTTAAGTTGGGGAATTGCACTTTTTGAATATTTTTTCCACGTGCCAGCTAATAGAATAGGTTTTGAAGAAAATGGAGGACCTTTTAATCTTTGGCAGCTAAAAGTAATTCAAGAAGTAATAACAATTACAGTTTTTGCTGTTTTTACTATGGTTTTTTTCAAAAACACTCCTTTTAGAATTAATCATTTCATAGGTTTTGTCTTTTTAGTTTTAGCTGTATATTTTATTTTTAAAAAATAA